A stretch of bacterium DNA encodes these proteins:
- a CDS encoding glycosyltransferase family 39 protein, with translation MIGLIVLFGCFLRLYKIGSKSLWLDEAYSVYITKLSLFEMLSQIIKADIHPPFYNLLLHFWVTLGSTEWYVRLLSALFSVIIIWIVYLIGKNLFSAKAGIIASLITSISSYQIYYAQEARLYALITLLCALSLLAFIRALKTHSTKTWILLCLINILALYTYIYSAFFIIGEYVIAVWFSKSAKSSMKIILLTILVTCLVFIPEILVLFSRKAEIVNLLKPFDLSSIIVMLPQFILGYFLLQSGLTAIMVFILFAIIIAVGVFYDRYNKNIYLLILLIVIPVIITILSPFRTTDFQSKHLIFISPVIYLLIAHSVTKIHKKSVSALVLIFVVLLNLASLRIYYSRDFVKENWRDVALFVSKNSMQDDIICYNPSYAGFGFDYYDKTSLKKYGLNKDDIPQTLLNIIKLKRRIWLIQNSSPVATPNPEVKGIFEKNCETKISKHYNGFIGNIDLMLYKPQQP, from the coding sequence GTGATTGGCCTAATTGTTCTTTTCGGATGTTTTTTGCGGTTGTATAAAATCGGTTCCAAAAGCCTCTGGCTTGACGAAGCATATAGTGTGTATATTACAAAGCTATCTCTATTTGAAATGCTTTCACAAATAATAAAAGCAGACATACATCCGCCGTTCTACAATCTGCTTCTGCATTTCTGGGTAACGCTTGGTAGTACAGAATGGTATGTGCGTCTACTATCAGCATTATTCAGCGTAATAATTATCTGGATAGTATATTTAATAGGCAAAAACTTATTTTCTGCAAAAGCGGGAATTATTGCGAGTCTTATAACTTCAATTTCTTCATATCAGATATATTATGCTCAGGAAGCAAGATTATATGCGCTTATTACACTTCTATGCGCACTGTCCCTTCTAGCTTTTATCCGTGCATTAAAAACACATAGCACAAAAACATGGATACTGCTCTGCCTTATAAACATACTTGCGCTCTACACTTACATATACAGTGCCTTTTTTATCATAGGGGAATATGTAATCGCTGTCTGGTTTTCAAAATCTGCTAAAAGCAGTATGAAAATAATTTTATTAACAATATTGGTAACATGTTTGGTCTTTATTCCAGAGATATTAGTATTGTTCAGCAGAAAGGCTGAAATAGTAAATCTCCTAAAGCCATTTGATCTAAGCAGTATTATAGTAATGCTTCCACAATTTATTTTAGGTTATTTTCTCTTACAAAGCGGACTTACTGCTATTATGGTTTTTATTTTATTTGCAATTATTATTGCTGTAGGCGTTTTCTATGACAGATATAATAAAAATATTTATTTACTTATATTATTGATTGTAATTCCTGTAATTATAACGATTTTATCTCCATTCAGAACAACGGATTTTCAATCCAAACATTTGATATTTATATCGCCTGTTATATATCTATTAATTGCTCATAGCGTTACTAAAATCCATAAAAAAAGCGTGTCTGCATTGGTTCTTATTTTTGTAGTGCTGTTAAATCTTGCATCTCTGAGAATTTATTACTCTCGGGATTTTGTAAAAGAAAACTGGAGAGATGTTGCATTATTTGTAAGTAAAAATTCCATGCAGGATGACATCATTTGTTACAACCCATCATATGCAGGATTTGGATTTGATTATTATGACAAAACTAGTTTAAAAAAATATGGTCTTAATAAAGATGATATTCCGCAAACATTATTAAATATAATAAAGTTAAAGAGACGCATATGGCTTATACAGAATTCGAGCCCTGTTGCTACTCCAAATCCAGAAGTTAAAGGAATATTCGAAAAAAATTGCGAAACTAAAATCTCAAAACATTATAATGGTTTTATTGGGAATATAGATTTGATGCTTTATAAGCCACAACAACCTTAG
- a CDS encoding ketose-bisphosphate aldolase, protein MSLVPMRQILDEAEKGDYGVGAYNVNNMEQLQAIVWAADETKSPVILQVSKTALKYTDKKLLVAMVNVVADTYKDIPIALHLDHGSSLELVKEVIDLGFTSVMIDGSLEEDGKTPRSFEGNAEITQKAAEYAHQFGVTVEGELGTLGGIEDEIAASKIILTDPDDAIKFIRQTKVDALALAIGTSHGAYKFKATPVLAFDIVEKTHKNCPDTTLVMHGSSSVPPELIEEINKYGGNVQKAMGVPVSMIQKAIKLGVRKINIDTDGRLACTGAIRKYFSEHPEVFDQRKYLGEAREAIKKWVKSKMIDFGSSGHATDYEPKTLEDMKNLY, encoded by the coding sequence ATGTCACTCGTACCGATGAGACAGATTCTGGATGAAGCAGAGAAAGGGGATTACGGAGTAGGGGCTTATAACGTCAACAATATGGAGCAGCTACAGGCAATAGTGTGGGCTGCAGACGAGACTAAGTCTCCTGTAATACTTCAGGTTTCAAAGACAGCACTTAAATATACAGATAAGAAGTTATTAGTTGCAATGGTTAATGTTGTAGCAGACACGTATAAGGATATTCCCATTGCTCTGCATCTGGATCACGGATCCAGCCTTGAACTGGTTAAAGAGGTTATAGATTTAGGTTTTACTTCTGTAATGATTGACGGCTCTCTGGAAGAAGATGGGAAAACACCAAGAAGTTTTGAAGGTAATGCTGAAATTACACAAAAAGCAGCTGAATATGCACATCAATTTGGGGTTACAGTAGAAGGCGAGCTGGGGACTCTCGGAGGGATTGAGGATGAAATAGCTGCAAGTAAGATTATTCTAACAGACCCGGATGATGCTATAAAATTTATTCGGCAGACAAAGGTTGACGCTTTAGCTCTTGCTATAGGGACCTCTCACGGAGCTTATAAATTCAAAGCAACACCAGTCTTAGCATTTGATATTGTAGAGAAGACACACAAGAATTGTCCTGATACAACTCTTGTTATGCACGGTTCCTCAAGCGTTCCTCCCGAACTAATAGAAGAAATAAATAAATATGGCGGAAATGTACAGAAAGCAATGGGAGTTCCTGTAAGTATGATTCAGAAGGCTATCAAGCTTGGTGTTAGAAAGATAAACATAGATACAGATGGGCGGCTTGCCTGTACTGGAGCTATAAGAAAATACTTTTCTGAGCATCCGGAAGTATTTGATCAAAGAAAATATCTTGGGGAAGCACGAGAAGCTATTAAAAAATGGGTAAAGAGTAAGATGATTGATTTTGGCTCCTCAGGACATGCTACTGACTATGAGCCCAAGACTTTGGAGGATATGAAAAATCTTTACTAA
- a CDS encoding DegT/DnrJ/EryC1/StrS family aminotransferase: MFTKLAISGGLPTRTRSFPTWPVFGEEEKKAVCDVIDSGKWWYGEKIAEFEKKFADLQGAKHAVTTCNGTIGLEIALIVCGIGAGDEVIVPAYTFIATASSVLKANAVPVFADISEQTLCISPESIEKLITEKTKAIIPVHIAGQPADMDRIKEIAAKYDLKVIEDAAQAWSAEWRNKGVGAIGDIGEFSFQASKNLNAGEGGILLTNNSELAEAARSYTNCGRGKGKAWYEHYTLAGNYRMTEFQAALLLVQLTRFEGLENTRRKNAEYLNKKLSQIDGIQTIHTDTRVTKRPYHIYIFKYLENKFCGIPREFFLKALEAEGIPCRPGYPFPLYENPLFQKKGKGPGFCPLSCPYYGKEIDFSNTSCPVTERISKKEAVWLRQEMLLGTKEDMDDIVRAIKKIKENAKELRGG, translated from the coding sequence ATCTTTACTAAACTTGCTATTAGTGGCGGTCTTCCGACAAGAACTAGATCTTTTCCCACATGGCCTGTTTTTGGAGAAGAAGAAAAAAAGGCTGTTTGTGATGTTATTGACAGCGGCAAGTGGTGGTATGGAGAAAAAATCGCAGAATTTGAGAAAAAATTTGCTGATCTTCAGGGAGCAAAGCACGCTGTAACGACATGTAACGGGACAATTGGCTTAGAGATTGCGCTCATTGTTTGCGGGATTGGAGCCGGAGATGAGGTTATTGTTCCTGCTTATACATTCATAGCAACAGCAAGTTCTGTTCTCAAAGCAAACGCTGTGCCTGTCTTTGCCGACATCTCTGAACAAACCTTATGTATCAGCCCTGAAAGTATAGAGAAACTAATTACCGAAAAGACAAAAGCTATTATTCCTGTTCATATAGCAGGTCAGCCAGCTGATATGGATAGGATTAAGGAGATTGCAGCTAAGTATGACTTAAAGGTCATAGAAGACGCTGCACAGGCATGGAGCGCCGAGTGGCGCAATAAGGGAGTTGGTGCTATTGGAGATATAGGAGAGTTCAGTTTTCAAGCCAGCAAGAATTTGAATGCCGGGGAAGGAGGGATACTCTTAACAAATAATAGCGAACTTGCAGAAGCAGCCCGCTCATACACAAATTGTGGCAGAGGAAAGGGCAAAGCATGGTATGAACACTATACTCTTGCAGGAAATTACCGTATGACAGAGTTTCAGGCGGCGCTTTTACTTGTTCAGCTTACTAGGTTTGAGGGACTTGAGAACACACGCAGGAAAAACGCTGAGTATCTAAATAAAAAGCTCTCACAAATAGACGGGATACAAACTATACACACAGACACGAGAGTAACAAAAAGGCCTTATCATATTTATATATTCAAGTATCTTGAAAATAAGTTTTGCGGCATTCCAAGAGAGTTCTTCTTAAAGGCTCTTGAAGCAGAAGGGATTCCATGCAGACCCGGTTATCCATTTCCGTTATATGAAAATCCACTGTTTCAGAAAAAAGGGAAAGGACCTGGTTTTTGTCCATTATCCTGTCCATATTATGGAAAGGAAATAGACTTCTCCAATACTTCCTGTCCTGTTACAGAACGAATTTCTAAAAAAGAAGCAGTTTGGCTAAGACAGGAAATGCTTCTGGGAACAAAAGAGGATATGGACGATATTGTAAGAGCAATTAAAAAAATCAAAGAGAACGCTAAAGAGCTAAGAGGAGGATAA
- the fabG gene encoding 3-oxoacyl-ACP reductase FabG has product MTKKNNNTKTALIIGGSRGIGRAIALRLARSGFDIWLTYKSNHTAAKRVKEEIEKIGRACDTLSFDVSNYNETKAALEKRLDTHTPYIVVYNTGITRDNLLVWMTKEEWDTVLSTNLDGFYNVMHFVLFPMLREKQGRIVVVSSASGQVGRAGQANYSASKAGLIGAAKALALEVGKKNILVNVVAPGVIETDMIENLPKDKILPLIPLQRFGNPDDVASVVNFLCTEEHMYIHGQVIGINGGLAL; this is encoded by the coding sequence ATGACGAAGAAAAATAATAACACAAAAACTGCTCTGATTATTGGCGGAAGCCGGGGTATAGGACGAGCGATAGCTCTGCGTCTTGCTAGGTCAGGATTTGATATATGGCTGACTTATAAAAGCAACCATACTGCTGCTAAGAGGGTAAAAGAAGAGATAGAGAAAATAGGAAGAGCGTGCGATACTCTCTCTTTTGACGTTTCCAACTATAATGAGACCAAAGCTGCTCTGGAGAAAAGGCTAGACACTCACACTCCCTACATAGTTGTATATAACACAGGCATTACCAGAGACAATCTTTTGGTATGGATGACAAAGGAAGAATGGGATACGGTACTCTCTACAAATCTGGATGGGTTTTATAATGTAATGCACTTTGTTTTATTCCCAATGCTGCGGGAAAAACAGGGGCGCATCGTTGTTGTATCATCAGCTTCTGGACAAGTTGGCCGTGCAGGTCAGGCAAACTATTCTGCTTCAAAAGCAGGATTAATCGGCGCTGCTAAGGCGTTAGCGCTGGAGGTTGGCAAGAAGAATATTCTTGTTAATGTTGTTGCTCCGGGTGTTATTGAGACAGATATGATTGAAAATCTTCCTAAAGATAAGATACTTCCGCTTATTCCATTACAGAGGTTTGGGAATCCGGATGACGTTGCATCAGTAGTGAACTTTTTATGCACGGAAGAGCATATGTATATTCATGGTCAGGTCATTGGTATTAACGGCGGCTTGGCTCTCTAA
- a CDS encoding aspartyl protease family protein, whose translation MKLYPCTKTFSATIMLLLLWVVVVFGDERILIDTKVNDKPVCFVFDTGTEYSILFREAAQRLGLRVTDPPEHLVVEAGKVKMGFSEECRLSLLGSTANKMRFRIFDQPSYLPFKVDGFIAWANLKNNIFHIDAEEKELTVLDALSEDIGLWTKWTIRQDSRLLAFRLSEGGTIFIDTGSPYGVRLSPKRWIDWRRKHPKQPSTLTVYYVPADGLVIHEECWAQELSVGEFSICNIPVAQSAPYESLLFKDYEATLGLFALTRLDIIIDGKKGRIYTRPNPKSASQYQYNRFGAVFVPKDMKSNDLIAHVIDGSPAHDAGIRNDDILLSIDDLDATKWRTDPSVLPLSRFWGRPAGTKLKLILKRDKRAFTRVVQLKEIFGEQSSILRAP comes from the coding sequence ATGAAATTGTACCCTTGCACCAAGACGTTCTCTGCAACCATTATGTTATTGTTGCTCTGGGTCGTTGTTGTCTTTGGTGACGAAAGGATTCTGATCGATACGAAAGTAAACGACAAGCCTGTTTGCTTTGTCTTTGATACCGGCACCGAGTATTCAATCTTGTTCCGTGAGGCGGCTCAGCGCCTTGGACTTCGGGTGACTGATCCTCCTGAACACCTAGTCGTAGAGGCTGGCAAGGTAAAGATGGGGTTTTCGGAAGAATGTCGATTATCCCTCCTCGGCAGTACAGCAAATAAAATGAGATTTCGCATTTTCGACCAACCATCATATCTTCCCTTTAAGGTGGACGGATTCATAGCTTGGGCGAATCTGAAGAACAATATTTTTCATATCGATGCGGAGGAGAAGGAACTCACGGTGTTGGATGCTCTTTCAGAAGATATAGGACTGTGGACCAAATGGACTATTCGGCAGGATTCACGTTTGCTGGCGTTCCGATTGTCTGAAGGAGGGACAATCTTTATTGATACCGGTTCGCCCTACGGAGTTCGTCTTAGTCCGAAAAGGTGGATAGACTGGCGCCGCAAACATCCAAAGCAACCATCTACATTGACTGTATATTACGTGCCTGCGGACGGGCTCGTTATACATGAGGAATGTTGGGCTCAAGAACTTAGCGTCGGAGAGTTCTCAATTTGTAATATACCCGTCGCACAGTCTGCGCCATATGAAAGCCTCTTATTCAAAGACTATGAGGCTACGCTTGGCTTATTTGCTCTAACCCGTCTGGATATCATTATTGATGGCAAAAAAGGTAGAATTTACACAAGGCCGAACCCGAAATCGGCATCGCAATACCAATACAATAGATTCGGTGCTGTCTTCGTGCCGAAGGATATGAAGAGCAATGACTTGATTGCGCACGTCATAGATGGTAGTCCTGCACACGATGCAGGTATTCGGAATGATGACATTTTACTGAGCATAGACGACTTGGATGCTACGAAGTGGCGCACAGACCCAAGCGTATTACCGCTATCCCGTTTTTGGGGACGACCGGCAGGAACTAAACTGAAATTGATACTCAAACGAGACAAGAGAGCTTTTACGAGGGTTGTTCAACTCAAAGAGATTTTTGGCGAACAATCGTCAATTCTTCGTGCCCCATGA
- a CDS encoding BrnT family toxin: MDRVHFEWNSDKDKINQKKHDVSFAIAQYAFLDPKRIIAKDLKHSGSEERYFCIGKVDDEIITVRFTYRGNIIRIIGAGYWRKGKVVYEKKNKIH; encoded by the coding sequence ATGGATAGAGTACATTTTGAATGGAATTCTGATAAAGATAAAATAAATCAGAAGAAACACGATGTTTCATTTGCAATAGCTCAATATGCGTTTTTAGATCCGAAACGTATAATTGCAAAAGATTTAAAACATAGCGGTAGCGAAGAGCGTTATTTTTGTATCGGTAAGGTGGATGATGAGATTATAACTGTTCGCTTTACTTATAGAGGTAATATTATAAGAATAATAGGTGCAGGATATTGGAGAAAGGGTAAGGTGGTATATGAAAAAAAGAATAAAATACACTAA
- a CDS encoding BrnA antitoxin family protein, translated as MKKRIKYTNEPISLKAVDDFLPSPEELVLREENVKITIALSKASVEFFKKHAKKTHNHYQTMIKRILDYYVAHYQ; from the coding sequence ATGAAAAAAAGAATAAAATACACTAATGAACCAATAAGTCTTAAGGCTGTTGACGATTTTCTTCCTTCCCCTGAAGAACTTGTTTTAAGGGAAGAAAATGTCAAAATAACTATTGCTTTAAGCAAGGCGAGCGTAGAATTCTTCAAGAAACATGCGAAAAAAACTCATAATCATTATCAAACAATGATCAAAAGAATTCTTGATTATTATGTTGCGCATTATCAATAA